One Fuerstiella marisgermanici DNA window includes the following coding sequences:
- a CDS encoding AIM24 family protein yields MNEFVDRTVQKDRDQGLFELESAYMMEVNLDGMVWTKMGAMIAYVGNMKFTREGILDKGVGKFLKKAITGEGTKLTRVEGRGRLYLADSGKRISILNLQDESIFVNGNDLLAMEPDIEWDIKMMRKITGMLAGGLFNVKLQGTGMIAITSHFQPMTLRVRPNQPVITDPNATIAWSGGLSPEFKTDISLKTFFGRGSGESIQMLFQGEGFVVVQPFEEVYFQPG; encoded by the coding sequence TTGAACGAATTCGTGGATCGCACGGTTCAGAAAGATCGCGACCAGGGTCTGTTCGAACTGGAAAGCGCGTACATGATGGAAGTCAATCTGGACGGCATGGTCTGGACCAAAATGGGAGCCATGATCGCGTACGTTGGCAATATGAAATTCACGAGGGAAGGAATTCTGGACAAAGGCGTCGGCAAGTTCCTGAAGAAAGCGATCACTGGCGAAGGCACTAAGCTAACGCGAGTCGAAGGTCGAGGCCGACTGTACCTTGCTGATTCCGGAAAGCGAATCAGCATTCTGAATCTGCAGGATGAATCCATCTTCGTCAACGGCAACGACCTGCTGGCGATGGAACCCGACATTGAATGGGACATCAAAATGATGCGTAAGATTACCGGCATGCTGGCCGGTGGTCTGTTTAACGTCAAACTGCAGGGGACTGGCATGATTGCGATCACGTCCCACTTCCAGCCAATGACTCTACGAGTTCGCCCCAACCAACCAGTGATCACCGACCCGAACGCGACCATCGCGTGGTCGGGCGGACTATCGCCGGAATTCAAAACAGACATCTCACTGAAAACATTTTTCGGACGCGGCAGTGGCGAATCAATTCAGATGCTGTTTCAGGGCGAGGGCTTT